In Streptococcus parasanguinis, the following are encoded in one genomic region:
- a CDS encoding helix-turn-helix transcriptional regulator yields the protein MSEKNNYQNNIKHFRVREGLTQEELAKKINTSRQMIGLIENSKTIPSVEIALKLAKVLKEPIEHLFRL from the coding sequence GTGTCAGAAAAAAATAATTATCAAAACAATATAAAACATTTTAGAGTTAGAGAGGGGTTGACACAGGAAGAATTAGCTAAAAAAATAAATACTTCAAGGCAAATGATAGGCTTAATAGAAAATAGTAAAACAATACCATCCGTAGAAATAGCTTTAAAATTAGCTAAAGTTTTAAAAGAACCTATAGAACATCTTTTTAGACTCTGA
- a CDS encoding replication initiation protein — MTEEKNEIREVAKYSNDFNAVPLKDFSLVQKKILMTLIWLIKETDGSDITIDYDRFISLAQSKPRSLEEGIRLIRQTFRKILSLSITEIETETSYEEFMLFTARKVDKKNGEITVRVNPDYFSLIKDFANEYTKFPLQIGNSFSKQYTIDIYKFLRQFADTGFWVVTVENFKRYLAIPDSYGATKIREKIINPALEELKKYYPNLRLEEVKAKRKRGERGRPKVTSYRFHFDKEARDAWEDDKYGSKVKETNVPKWSNPDYKNTTSEETKIELEKQKKEMLGRL, encoded by the coding sequence ATGACAGAAGAAAAAAACGAAATTAGAGAAGTAGCAAAGTATTCTAACGACTTTAATGCTGTTCCACTAAAAGACTTCTCGCTCGTACAAAAAAAGATATTAATGACACTCATCTGGTTAATCAAAGAGACAGATGGTAGTGACATTACGATTGATTATGATCGTTTTATATCACTTGCGCAATCAAAACCAAGGTCTTTAGAAGAAGGTATTAGACTGATTCGACAGACATTTCGAAAAATTTTATCTCTATCAATAACAGAGATTGAAACTGAAACATCTTACGAAGAATTCATGCTATTCACGGCAAGAAAAGTTGATAAAAAGAATGGAGAAATAACTGTACGAGTTAACCCTGACTATTTTTCGTTGATAAAAGATTTTGCAAACGAATATACAAAATTCCCGTTGCAGATTGGAAACAGCTTTAGTAAACAGTACACTATCGACATATACAAATTTTTGCGTCAGTTTGCTGACACAGGATTTTGGGTCGTAACGGTAGAAAATTTCAAACGTTATTTAGCGATCCCAGACAGCTACGGTGCTACAAAAATTCGGGAAAAAATCATAAACCCAGCTTTGGAGGAATTAAAAAAATACTATCCAAACCTGAGGTTAGAGGAAGTAAAAGCAAAACGCAAAAGGGGAGAACGTGGCAGACCGAAAGTCACATCTTACAGATTCCATTTTGATAAAGAAGCCCGAGACGCGTGGGAAGATGATAAGTACGGCTCAAAAGTAAAAGAAACGAACGTTCCTAAGTGGTCAAATCCTGATTATAAGAATACGACGTCAGAAGAAACAAAAATCGAGCTAGAGAAGCAGAAAAAAGAAATGTTGGGGAGGTTATAG
- a CDS encoding type II toxin -antitoxin system TacA 1-like antitoxin, which yields MSVQISMRVSKEQKEKLVEIAKQQNKSLTQYVLDTCLVEDVDTNIDDATHSSNRIEKMLQSQIEQLREDFERERTQLVDQIEQKDKQIADMIETSNSQLQLIGALTVRNETLLLEHKKKWWKFWE from the coding sequence ATGAGTGTACAAATCAGCATGCGTGTATCAAAAGAACAGAAAGAAAAGCTTGTAGAAATAGCTAAACAACAGAACAAAAGTCTGACTCAGTATGTTTTAGATACATGTCTTGTAGAAGATGTCGATACAAATATAGACGATGCTACACACTCTAGCAATCGTATAGAAAAAATGCTACAAAGCCAAATAGAGCAATTGCGTGAGGATTTTGAACGCGAACGCACTCAATTGGTGGATCAAATCGAGCAAAAAGATAAGCAGATTGCTGATATGATCGAAACAAGCAACAGCCAGTTGCAACTGATCGGAGCTCTGACAGTAAGGAATGAGACTCTACTATTAGAACATAAAAAAAAATGGTGGAAATTTTGGGAATAG